In the Fusobacterium perfoetens genome, one interval contains:
- a CDS encoding XTP/dITP diphosphatase: MKIFLATGNKNKIEEIKKIFSMENIEILSIKDGIEIPEVVEDGTTFEENSKKKALEIAKFTNMVTIADDSGICVDALGGAPGVYSARYSGENATDEKNNKKLIENLKGIEDRRAKFVCVITLAKPTGETYSYYGEVCGEIIDEPRGEYGFGYDPHFYMKEYGKTTAEMKDFKNQISHRAKALAELKKNLDEILK, encoded by the coding sequence ATGAAAATATTTTTAGCAACAGGAAACAAAAATAAAATAGAAGAGATTAAAAAAATCTTTTCAATGGAAAATATAGAAATTCTTTCAATAAAAGATGGAATAGAGATTCCAGAAGTTGTGGAAGATGGAACAACTTTTGAAGAAAATTCAAAGAAAAAAGCATTAGAGATTGCAAAATTTACTAATATGGTAACAATAGCTGATGACTCTGGAATATGTGTTGATGCTTTAGGTGGAGCTCCTGGAGTTTACTCTGCAAGATATTCTGGAGAAAATGCTACTGATGAAAAAAATAATAAAAAACTTATAGAAAATTTAAAAGGTATCGAAGATAGAAGAGCAAAATTCGTATGTGTAATAACTCTTGCTAAACCTACTGGTGAAACATATAGTTATTATGGAGAGGTTTGTGGAGAAATAATAGACGAACCTCGTGGAGAATATGGATTTGGTTATGATCCGCATTTCTATATGAAAGAATATGGAAAAACAACAGCAGAGATGAAAGATTTTAAAAATCAGATAAGCCATAGAGCAAAAGCTTTAGCAGAGCTAAAGAAAAATCTAGATGAGATATTAAAATAA
- the rph gene encoding ribonuclease PH produces MNEVIREDGRKIDETRKVECIRNYTIHAEGSVLMSCGNTKVICTASVSDKVPPFLRNTGKGWITAEYSMLPRATGERTQRESAKGKLSGRTMEIQRLIGRALRACIDLDKIGERTITIDCDVIQADGGTRTTSITGGYIALAMAIERMVRNGVLEENPIKSKIAAISVGIVGGTPMLDLKYSEDSAAEVDMNVIMNDRGEFVEVQGTGEEATYTRAELNTLLDLAEKGINDLFEIQNKNLEEEFSK; encoded by the coding sequence ATGAACGAAGTAATAAGAGAAGATGGAAGAAAAATAGATGAAACTAGAAAAGTAGAATGTATAAGAAATTATACAATCCACGCTGAAGGATCTGTACTTATGTCTTGTGGAAATACAAAAGTAATCTGTACAGCATCAGTTTCAGATAAAGTACCACCATTTTTGAGAAATACAGGAAAAGGTTGGATAACAGCTGAGTATTCAATGCTACCAAGAGCCACTGGAGAGAGAACTCAAAGAGAATCAGCTAAGGGAAAACTTTCTGGAAGAACAATGGAAATCCAAAGACTTATTGGTAGAGCTTTAAGAGCTTGTATAGATTTAGATAAAATTGGAGAAAGAACAATAACAATAGATTGTGATGTAATCCAAGCTGACGGAGGAACAAGAACTACTTCTATAACAGGTGGATATATTGCTCTTGCAATGGCAATAGAAAGAATGGTAAGAAACGGAGTTTTAGAAGAAAATCCAATAAAATCTAAAATAGCTGCTATAAGTGTTGGAATTGTTGGTGGAACACCTATGCTAGATTTAAAATATAGCGAAGATTCAGCAGCAGAAGTTGATATGAATGTAATTATGAATGACAGAGGAGAATTTGTAGAAGTTCAAGGAACAGGAGAAGAGGCTACTTATACAAGAGCGGAACTTAACACACTTCTTGACTTAGCTGAAAAAGGAATAAATGACCTTTTTGAAATTCAAAATAAAAATTTAGAAGAGGAATTTTCTAAATAG